A segment of the Thiohalospira halophila DSM 15071 genome:
AAGCGGGACGACGTCGAGCGTGGTCAGGTGCTGGCGAAGCCGGGCTCCATCACGCCGCACACGCGTTTCGAGTGCGAGGTGTACGTGCTTTCTAAGGAAGAGGGGGGGCGTCATACGCCCTTCTTCAACGGCTACCGGCCGCAGTTCTATTTCCGTACCACGGACGTGACCGGTTCGGTGGAACTGCCGGAGGGCACGGAGATGGTGATGCCGGGTGACAACGTCCAGATGACGGTATCGCTGATTGCGCCCATCGCCATGGAGGACGGTCTGCGCTTCGCGATTCGCGAGGGCGGCCGCACCGTGGGTGCCGGCGTCGTCTCGAAGATCATCGAGTAATCGACATGGCCGCACTGAGTCAGCGCATCCGTATCCGCCTCAAGGGCTTCGACCACCGTCTCATCGACCAGTCGGCGAGTGAGATCGTGGACACGGCCAAGCGCACAGGCGCCCAGGTCCGTGGCCCGATTCCCCTGCCGACGAAGCAGGAACGGTTCACCGTCCTCAAGTCGCCGCACGTGAACAAGGACGCTCGTGACCAGTACGAGCTCCGGACCCACAAGCGGCTCATGGACATCGTGGACCCGACCGACAAGACGGTCGACGCCCTCATGAAGCTGGATCTTGCCGCCGGTGTGGATGTCCAGATCAAGCTGAACTGACGTCC
Coding sequences within it:
- the rpsJ gene encoding 30S ribosomal protein S10, whose protein sequence is MAALSQRIRIRLKGFDHRLIDQSASEIVDTAKRTGAQVRGPIPLPTKQERFTVLKSPHVNKDARDQYELRTHKRLMDIVDPTDKTVDALMKLDLAAGVDVQIKLN
- a CDS encoding EF-Tu C-terminal domain-related protein; the encoded protein is KRDDVERGQVLAKPGSITPHTRFECEVYVLSKEEGGRHTPFFNGYRPQFYFRTTDVTGSVELPEGTEMVMPGDNVQMTVSLIAPIAMEDGLRFAIREGGRTVGAGVVSKIIE